Proteins found in one Seonamhaeicola sp. S2-3 genomic segment:
- a CDS encoding helix-turn-helix transcriptional regulator, which translates to MGLAKTEIFTDQQNKIALFAKAFGHPARVAILQQLFKTDSCYCGNLVDEIGLAQPTISQHLKELKLLGLIKGNVEGTSVCYCIDEEIWTEMKIIMEDFLNQDLVNKQDCC; encoded by the coding sequence ATGGGATTAGCCAAAACAGAAATATTCACAGATCAGCAAAATAAAATTGCATTATTTGCAAAAGCCTTTGGGCACCCAGCAAGAGTAGCTATTTTGCAACAACTATTTAAAACAGATAGCTGTTACTGTGGCAACCTTGTTGATGAAATTGGTTTAGCTCAACCTACCATTTCTCAACATTTAAAAGAATTAAAACTTTTAGGCTTAATAAAAGGAAATGTAGAGGGCACAAGCGTTTGTTATTGTATTGATGAAGAAATTTGGACTGAAATGAAAATTATTATGGAAGATTTCTTAAATCAAGACTTAGTTAACAAACAAGATTGCTGCTAA
- a CDS encoding DUF202 domain-containing protein has protein sequence MDKESHLITRDWLAIERTKLANERTFLAYFRTFIVFLGTGLTILKLEFFSEMESFGIILLIISPIILVIGLIRLFYVKKLIKKHYKIK, from the coding sequence ATGGATAAAGAATCGCATCTTATAACTAGAGACTGGTTAGCTATAGAAAGAACTAAATTAGCTAACGAAAGAACTTTTTTAGCTTATTTCAGAACCTTTATTGTGTTTTTAGGAACCGGATTAACCATTTTAAAATTAGAGTTTTTTTCTGAAATGGAATCTTTTGGTATTATACTATTAATTATTTCACCAATAATTTTAGTTATTGGTTTAATACGGTTGTTTTATGTTAAAAAATTAATTAAGAAACACTATAAAATAAAATGA
- a CDS encoding DoxX family protein: protein MITKNFNNLALLILRLGAGGLMLTHGIPKISKLFESPIKFADPIGIGETPSLILTLIAEVIAPVLVIIGFKTKIASIPVIITMIVAAFVVHLNDPIGTKEKAILYLMCYLVLFLTGPGKFAIDKTN, encoded by the coding sequence ATGATAACTAAAAATTTTAATAATCTGGCATTGTTAATTCTAAGGTTAGGAGCTGGAGGTCTTATGTTAACTCACGGTATACCCAAAATATCAAAACTTTTTGAGTCTCCTATAAAATTTGCAGACCCAATTGGTATAGGAGAAACGCCTTCACTTATATTAACTTTAATAGCAGAAGTTATTGCTCCTGTACTAGTTATAATTGGTTTTAAAACTAAAATAGCCTCTATCCCTGTAATAATAACAATGATAGTGGCTGCCTTTGTTGTACACCTCAATGACCCTATTGGTACAAAAGAAAAGGCTATACTCTACCTTATGTGCTATTTAGTTTTATTCTTAACGGGCCCGGGTAAATTCGCTATAGATAAAACTAATTAA
- a CDS encoding thiamine pyrophosphate-dependent enzyme: MQSIPDLKNISFEDFKTEVINDYKIAVRSRECSLLGRREVLTGKAKFGIFGDGKEVPQLAMAKAFKKGDWRSGYYRDQTFMMAIGALNIEQFFAGLYANTDIKQEPMSAGRQMGGHFVTHSLDENGNWKDLTKQYNSSADISCTAGQMPRLLGLAQASKIYRHVEGVKTNNFSVNGNEVAWGTIGNASTSEGLFFETINAAGVLQVPMVISIWDDEYGISVHAKHQTTKENISEILKGFQRDDENKGYEILRVKGWDYANLVETYQEAGAIAREEHVPVLIHVTELTQPQGHSTSGSHERYKNAERLEWERQHDCNLKMRNWIIESGIATNEDLTEIERTIKREVREAKKNAWNRFLNPIVKEKNELIALLTQIAQKSTNGVFIKKIKDSLTTVDEPTRKDILSHARKALRLLLGESSKEKQNLRNWINTIIENTEPKFSSHLYSETAHSNTRIKEVKPTYDDNAQTVDGRIILRDNFDVIFNNNPNTLVFGEDTGNIGDVNQGLEGLQDKYGELRVADTGIREATIVGQGIGMALRGLRPIAEIQYLDYILYAIQTISDDIATTHYRTKGKQKVPLIIRTRGHRLEGIWHSGSPMGGLLSLARGVNILVPRNMTKAAGFYNTLLQGDDPAIVIECLNGYRLKEKMPNNLGELKTPIGVVETVKEGTDITLVSYGSTLRLVEKTAKDLLSVGIDAEVIDVQSLLPFDLNHDIVKSIAKTNRVMIIDEDVPGGASAYILDELLSNQKAFQYLDSEPKTLTAKPHRPAYGNDGDYFSKPSAEDIFEAVYDVMHELNPSNYPKLR; the protein is encoded by the coding sequence ATGCAAAGTATCCCTGACTTAAAAAACATATCGTTTGAAGACTTTAAAACAGAAGTTATTAATGATTATAAAATAGCTGTAAGAAGTAGAGAATGTAGTTTATTAGGAAGGCGCGAAGTACTTACAGGAAAAGCTAAATTTGGAATTTTTGGAGACGGTAAAGAAGTACCTCAATTAGCCATGGCAAAAGCCTTTAAAAAAGGCGACTGGAGATCTGGCTATTACAGAGATCAAACCTTTATGATGGCTATAGGCGCTCTTAATATTGAGCAATTTTTTGCAGGCTTATATGCTAATACAGATATTAAGCAAGAACCTATGTCTGCTGGCAGGCAAATGGGAGGGCATTTTGTAACGCATAGTTTAGACGAAAATGGCAACTGGAAAGATCTTACAAAACAATATAATTCTAGTGCCGATATTTCCTGTACCGCAGGTCAAATGCCTCGTTTACTTGGTCTTGCCCAAGCATCTAAAATATATAGACATGTTGAAGGTGTAAAAACCAACAACTTTTCGGTTAACGGAAATGAAGTTGCCTGGGGAACCATTGGTAACGCTAGTACAAGCGAAGGCTTATTTTTTGAAACCATTAATGCCGCTGGTGTTCTTCAAGTTCCTATGGTAATTAGCATTTGGGATGATGAATACGGAATTTCTGTTCACGCTAAACACCAAACTACTAAAGAAAATATTTCTGAAATATTAAAAGGTTTTCAACGCGATGATGAAAATAAAGGTTATGAAATTTTACGCGTAAAAGGTTGGGATTATGCAAACTTGGTTGAAACCTATCAAGAAGCCGGTGCTATTGCAAGAGAAGAGCATGTTCCTGTTTTAATTCATGTTACAGAACTTACACAACCTCAAGGACATTCAACATCTGGCTCTCACGAACGTTATAAAAACGCTGAGCGTTTAGAATGGGAAAGACAACATGATTGTAACCTTAAAATGCGTAATTGGATTATTGAAAGTGGCATTGCTACAAATGAAGATTTAACAGAAATTGAACGCACCATAAAAAGAGAGGTTAGAGAAGCTAAAAAGAATGCGTGGAATAGATTTTTAAATCCTATAGTTAAAGAGAAAAATGAATTAATTGCTCTTCTAACCCAAATAGCTCAAAAGTCAACCAATGGTGTTTTTATAAAAAAAATAAAAGATAGCCTTACTACTGTTGATGAACCCACCAGAAAAGATATTCTATCGCATGCCAGAAAAGCCTTAAGACTGTTATTAGGTGAATCTTCAAAAGAAAAACAAAATCTAAGAAATTGGATTAATACAATAATTGAAAATACCGAACCTAAATTTAGCTCGCATTTATATTCAGAAACGGCACATTCTAATACACGAATTAAAGAAGTTAAACCAACTTATGATGATAATGCACAAACTGTAGATGGCAGAATAATACTAAGAGATAATTTTGATGTTATTTTTAATAACAACCCTAACACATTAGTATTTGGCGAAGATACCGGAAACATTGGAGATGTAAACCAAGGACTTGAGGGTTTACAAGATAAATATGGTGAACTTAGAGTTGCAGACACTGGTATTAGAGAAGCCACCATTGTAGGGCAAGGTATTGGCATGGCTTTACGCGGATTACGTCCAATTGCAGAAATACAATACTTAGACTATATTCTTTACGCAATACAAACTATTAGCGATGATATTGCAACTACACACTACCGCACAAAAGGAAAACAAAAAGTACCTTTAATTATTAGAACCAGAGGACACAGACTTGAAGGTATTTGGCATTCTGGATCTCCAATGGGCGGACTTCTTAGTTTAGCTAGAGGTGTTAACATATTGGTACCAAGAAACATGACCAAAGCCGCTGGTTTCTATAATACGCTTTTACAAGGAGATGACCCTGCTATAGTTATAGAATGCCTTAACGGTTACAGATTAAAAGAAAAAATGCCCAATAACTTAGGCGAACTAAAAACACCAATTGGTGTTGTTGAAACTGTTAAGGAAGGAACAGACATCACTTTAGTATCTTATGGTTCTACATTAAGATTAGTTGAAAAAACAGCTAAGGATTTATTATCGGTAGGCATTGATGCCGAAGTTATTGATGTGCAATCACTGCTACCTTTCGATTTAAATCATGACATCGTTAAAAGCATTGCTAAAACAAATAGAGTGATGATTATTGATGAAGACGTACCAGGAGGTGCTTCTGCATATATTTTAGATGAATTATTGAGCAATCAAAAAGCTTTTCAATATTTAGATTCTGAACCTAAAACACTTACTGCAAAACCTCATAGACCCGCTTATGGTAATGATGGTGACTATTTTTCTAAACCCTCTGCCGAAGATATTTTTGAAGCTGTTTATGACGTTATGCATGAACTCAATCCCTCAAATTATCCTAAACTTAGGTAA
- a CDS encoding metalloprotease yields the protein MGQNKIDLKAVFDVESKKITISQTIQYQNTSKDTLSVVYLNNWANSYATKTTSLAKRIAEEYINDFHLAKNEDRGYSIVTSIKQNNENLFYCELEKSPDVVKVNLNKPLLPGEFYNLKLENIVQIPNSKFTQYGITETGDINLRYWYITPAVYNGEWQYYSNKDLDDLYIPKADVSLSIQYPKGYFIFSELNTKKQYQDTLNQYIELTGKNRLNTKLFLRKNKDFTTIKNKNLSLVSSIADEDLQVIDKVLITEKVLDFLETNLGKYPHEKLLLSQIDYDKDPIYGLNFLPKFLKPYPNHFQYELKLLKVAIHNYLENTILLNPRKEQWLLDGILVYYLMKYVDVHYPNMKFLGSFADIWGVRSFHAADMKFNDKYILVFMLMARTNRDQKLTMAKDSLLKFNAHIANKYKAGIGFRYLDDFVNHDVVENSLSSFIKQQKLNETSAKDFETFIKSKTNKNIDWFFNDYLATRKKIDFKIKKVRKTEDSVTLTIKNKRDNSMPVSLYTLKDDSIISKTWIENISNSKTLTIPRNDANKLVLNYNKVIPEINIRDNWKSLKGFFFNNKPLQFRLFQDIEDPNYNQVFFMPIAEFNNIYDGFTLGARVYNKTVLRKLFNYKFEPQYALKSRTLTGSASISKIHYFENSDLYYLSYGIGAGYSSYAPDLFVRQITPSLTFQFREDNDFRSKKRQSFIFRYVDINRDKDINNILTSNEPNYGVFNARYINSNDNLINFNKWYIDLQLADKFSKVAFNYEYRKLFESNRQLNLRLFTGVFLKNNTDLNANYFSFALDRPTDYLFDYAYLGRSESSGIFSQQYITAEGGFKSKLNTPFANQWMSTLNTSTTLWKYILAYGDVGLVKNKYNSTKFLYDSGIRLNLVTDYFEIYFPVYSNLGWEIGQPNYDQKIRFKFTADPQALLGLFRRRWF from the coding sequence TTGGGTCAAAATAAAATTGACCTAAAAGCTGTATTTGATGTTGAAAGCAAGAAAATTACAATTTCTCAAACTATACAATACCAAAACACATCAAAAGATACCCTATCTGTAGTTTATCTTAACAATTGGGCCAATAGCTACGCTACTAAAACCACCTCTTTAGCTAAGCGAATTGCAGAAGAATATATAAATGATTTTCATTTAGCTAAAAATGAAGACAGAGGGTATTCTATAGTTACATCTATCAAACAAAACAATGAAAATTTGTTTTATTGTGAGCTAGAAAAATCACCAGATGTCGTTAAAGTAAATTTAAACAAGCCACTACTTCCTGGAGAATTTTATAATTTAAAACTAGAGAATATAGTACAAATACCAAATTCTAAATTCACACAGTATGGTATTACCGAAACTGGAGATATTAATTTAAGATACTGGTATATAACACCTGCAGTTTATAATGGCGAATGGCAATATTACAGTAACAAAGATTTAGATGATTTATATATTCCTAAAGCCGATGTTTCACTTAGTATTCAATACCCAAAAGGATACTTTATTTTCTCTGAATTAAATACAAAAAAACAATATCAAGATACTTTAAATCAATATATTGAACTAACAGGAAAGAACAGATTAAATACCAAATTGTTTTTAAGAAAAAACAAAGACTTTACAACTATTAAAAATAAAAACTTATCACTAGTATCTAGTATTGCAGACGAAGATTTACAAGTTATAGATAAGGTTTTAATTACTGAAAAAGTGCTGGATTTTCTAGAAACCAATCTGGGAAAATATCCACATGAAAAATTATTACTTTCCCAAATTGATTATGATAAAGATCCCATTTATGGCTTAAATTTTTTACCAAAATTCCTTAAACCATATCCCAACCATTTTCAATATGAACTCAAGCTTTTAAAAGTTGCCATTCATAATTATTTAGAAAACACCATACTGCTTAATCCCAGAAAAGAACAATGGCTTTTAGATGGTATTTTGGTATATTATTTAATGAAATATGTTGACGTACACTACCCCAACATGAAGTTTTTAGGATCTTTTGCAGATATTTGGGGAGTGCGTTCATTTCATGCAGCAGACATGAAGTTTAATGACAAGTATATTCTTGTTTTTATGCTTATGGCAAGAACCAATAGAGACCAAAAGCTAACTATGGCAAAAGATTCTCTTTTAAAGTTCAATGCACATATAGCAAACAAATACAAGGCAGGCATTGGGTTTAGGTATCTTGATGATTTTGTAAATCATGATGTGGTAGAAAACAGCTTATCGTCTTTCATTAAGCAGCAAAAATTAAACGAAACTTCTGCTAAAGACTTTGAAACCTTTATAAAATCTAAAACAAATAAAAATATAGATTGGTTTTTTAATGATTATCTAGCTACCAGAAAAAAAATAGATTTTAAAATTAAAAAAGTAAGAAAAACTGAAGATTCTGTAACCCTAACAATTAAAAACAAACGAGACAACAGCATGCCAGTGTCTTTATACACACTAAAAGACGATAGTATAATTTCTAAGACCTGGATTGAGAATATATCTAATAGCAAAACACTAACTATTCCCAGAAATGATGCAAATAAACTTGTTTTAAACTACAATAAAGTTATACCAGAAATTAATATTAGAGATAACTGGAAATCTCTAAAAGGCTTCTTTTTTAACAATAAACCACTTCAATTTAGGCTGTTTCAAGATATTGAAGACCCTAATTATAATCAAGTATTCTTTATGCCTATTGCAGAGTTTAATAATATTTATGATGGCTTTACTTTAGGAGCAAGAGTGTATAATAAAACAGTACTTCGTAAGCTTTTTAATTATAAATTTGAGCCTCAATATGCTTTAAAATCTAGAACTTTAACAGGTTCTGCATCAATATCTAAAATTCATTATTTTGAAAATTCAGACCTTTATTATTTAAGTTATGGTATTGGTGCTGGTTATTCATCATACGCTCCAGATTTATTTGTAAGGCAAATAACACCTTCATTAACTTTTCAGTTTAGAGAAGACAATGATTTTAGATCAAAAAAAAGGCAATCATTTATTTTTAGATACGTAGACATCAACAGAGATAAAGATATAAATAACATCTTAACTTCAAATGAGCCTAACTACGGTGTTTTTAATGCCCGCTATATTAACTCTAATGATAACTTAATAAACTTTAATAAATGGTACATAGATTTACAGTTAGCCGATAAGTTTAGCAAAGTAGCTTTTAATTATGAGTACAGAAAACTTTTTGAAAGCAACAGACAACTTAATTTAAGGTTATTTACAGGAGTATTTCTAAAAAATAATACCGATTTAAACGCTAACTATTTTAGTTTTGCACTGGATAGACCAACAGACTACTTGTTTGATTACGCGTATTTGGGACGCTCTGAATCTTCAGGTATTTTTAGTCAACAATACATAACTGCAGAAGGAGGCTTTAAATCTAAATTAAACACACCATTTGCTAATCAATGGATGTCTACCCTTAACACCAGTACCACCCTTTGGAAATACATATTAGCTTATGGAGATGTAGGATTGGTTAAAAACAAATATAATAGCACAAAGTTTTTGTATGATTCTGGCATTAGATTAAACCTAGTTACAGATTACTTCGAAATATATTTTCCAGTATATTCAAATTTAGGCTGGGAAATTGGGCAACCTAACTACGATCAAAAGATAAGATTTAAATTTACAGCAGATCCACAAGCACTACTGGGGCTTTTTAGAAGACGCTGGTTTTAA
- a CDS encoding TIGR00730 family Rossman fold protein gives MRKELHHKGWNEIKTNDSWAIFKIMGEFVSGFEKMSKIGPCVSIFGSARTKPEDKYYKLTEQIAQNIVQAGYGVITGGGPGIMEAGNKGAHLGGGTSVGLNIELPFEQHDNPYIDHDKNLDFDYFFVRKVMFVKYAQGFVVMPGGFGTLDEFFEALTLIQTHKIGKFPIILVGTDFWKGLIDWIKQTLLNGFGNISPKDLDLIHLVDTPEEVTEILDGFYEESQLTPNF, from the coding sequence ATGAGAAAAGAACTGCATCACAAAGGATGGAATGAAATTAAAACTAACGACTCTTGGGCAATTTTTAAAATTATGGGAGAGTTTGTTAGTGGTTTTGAGAAAATGAGTAAAATAGGACCTTGTGTATCAATTTTTGGATCAGCAAGAACTAAACCCGAAGATAAATATTATAAACTTACCGAACAGATTGCTCAAAATATTGTGCAAGCTGGTTATGGTGTAATAACAGGTGGTGGTCCTGGAATTATGGAAGCAGGTAACAAAGGGGCTCACCTTGGTGGAGGAACTTCGGTAGGACTTAATATTGAATTACCCTTTGAACAACATGACAACCCGTACATAGACCATGATAAAAATTTAGATTTCGACTACTTTTTTGTTCGTAAGGTTATGTTTGTAAAGTATGCACAGGGTTTTGTTGTTATGCCTGGTGGATTTGGTACTTTAGATGAATTTTTTGAAGCTCTTACATTAATACAAACACATAAAATTGGAAAATTTCCAATAATTCTTGTTGGAACAGACTTTTGGAAAGGCCTAATAGATTGGATTAAACAAACACTTTTAAACGGTTTTGGTAATATTAGTCCAAAAGACTTGGACTTAATTCATTTAGTTGATACCCCTGAGGAAGTTACTGAGATTCTTGATGGATTCTATGAAGAATCACAATTAACTCCTAATTTTTAG